A single region of the Marmota flaviventris isolate mMarFla1 chromosome 10, mMarFla1.hap1, whole genome shotgun sequence genome encodes:
- the Slc6a9 gene encoding sodium- and chloride-dependent glycine transporter 1 isoform X2: MVGKGAKGMLARVTAVLEDVSFKLRVSVTLLLLRGHVASSLIQNGAVPSEATKRDPNLTRGNWGNQIEFVLTSVGYAVGLGNVWRFPYLCYRNGGGAFMFPYFIMLIFCGIPLFFMELSFGQFASQGCLGVWRISPMFKGVGYGMMVVSTYIGIYYNVIICIAFYYFFSSMTHVLPWAYCNNPWNTPDCAGVLDTSNLTNGSRPAALPSNLSHPLNHTLQRTSPSEEYWRLYVLKLSDDIGNFGEVVYFTATFPYVVLTILFVRGVTLEGAFTGIMYYLTPQWDKILEAKVWGDAASQIFYSLGCAWGGLITMASYNKFHNNCYRDSIIISITNCATSVYAGFVIFSILGFMANHLGVDVSRVADHGPGLAFVAYPEALTLLPISPLWSLLFFFMLILLGLGTQFCLLETLVTAIVDEVGNEWILQKKTYVTLGVAVAGFLLGIPLTSQAGIYWLLLMDNYAASFSLVIISCIMCVSIMYIYGHRNYFQDIQMMLGFPPPLFFQICWRFVSPAIIFFILIFTVIQYQPITYNHYQYPGWAVAIGFLMALSSVICIPLYALFQLCRTDGDTLLQACLHLTQLLQGLCPSFQPWIWGPPSRGCDPAACPKHLFQEGRGGGCSAGVSSEPSGRRPCTTALCPPSTRLKAQSSQTCCPHSCAKWPQPTCSILLWSQSSSQGLQCPFVRPLCPLCSDNPSQAVSNPL, encoded by the exons ATGGTAGGAAAAGGTGCCAAAGGGATGTTG GCCAGAGTGACTGCTGTCCTTGAAGATGTCTCTTTCAAGCTGAGGGTCAGCGTTACACTGCTGCTTCTCAGAGGCCATGTTGCTTCTTCCCTGATCCAG AATGGTGCTGTGCCCAGCGAGGCCACCAAGAGGGACCCGAACCTCACACGGGGAAACTGGGGCAACCAGATCGAGTTTGTACTGACGAGCGTGGGCTATGCCGTGGGCCTGGGCAATGTCTGGCGCTTCCCATACCTCTGCTATCGCAACGGGGGAG GCGCCTTCATGTTCCCCTACTTCATCATGCTGATATTCTGCGGGATTCCTCTCTTCTTCATGGAGCTCTCCTTTGGCCAGTTTGCAAGCCAGGGCTGCCTGGGGGTATGGAGGATCAGCCCTATGTTCAAAG GCGTGGGCTATGGCATGATGGTGGTATCCACGTATATTGGCATCTACTACAATGTGATCATCTGCATCGCCTTCTACTACTTCTTCTCCTCCATGACACACGTGCTGCCCTGGGCCTACTGCAATAACCCTTGGAACACGCCCGACTGTGCTGGTGTACTGGACACCTCCAACCTCACCAATGGCTCCCGGCCTGCTGCCCTGCCCAGCAACCTATCCCACCCACTCAACCACACCCTGCAGAGGACCAGCCCCAGTGAGGAGTACTGGAG GCTCTATGTACTGAAGCTGTCAGACGACATCGGGAACTTTGGGGAG GTGGTGTACTTCACGGCCACTTTCCCCTATGTGGTGCTGACCATCCTGTTTGTGCGTGGAGTGACCCTGGAAGGAGCCTTCACGGGTATCATGTACTACCTGACCCCACAGTGGGACAAGATCCTGGAGGCCAAG GTATGGGGGGATGCTGCCTCCCAGATCTTCTACTCACTGGGCTGTGCGTGGGGCGGGCTCATCACCATGGCTTCCTACAACAAATTCCACAACAACTGTTACCG GGACAGTATCATCATCAGCATCACCAACTGTGCCACCAGCGTCTATGCTGGCTTCGTCATTTTCTCCATTCTTGGCTTCATGGCCAATCATCTGGGTGTGGATGTGTCCCGTGTGGCAGATCATGGCCCTGGCCTGGCCTTTGTGGCTTACCCTGAGGCCCTCACACTGCTGCCCATTTCCCCACTGTGGTCCCTGCTCTTCTTCTTCATGCTCATCTTGCTGGGGCTGGGCACTCAG TTCTGCCTCCTAGAGACACTGGTCACAGCCATTGTGGACGAGGTGGGGAATGAGTGGATCCTACAGAAAAAGACCTATGTGACCTTGGGTGTGGCTGTGGCTGGCTTCCTACTGGGCATCCCCCTCACCAGCCAG GCGGGAATCTACTGGCTGCTGCTGATGGACAACTATGCGGCCAGCTTTTCCTTGGTCATCATCTCCTGCATCATGTGTGTGTCCATCATGTACATCTATG GGCACCGGAACTACTTCCAGGACATCCAGATGATGCTGGGGTTCCCACCACCCCTCTTCTTCCAGATCTGCTGGCGCTTTGTCTCTCCAGCTATCATCTTT TTTATTCTCATCTTCACGGTGATCCAGTACCAGCCAATCACCTATAACCACTACCAGTACCCAGGCTGGGCTGTGGCCATTGGCTTCCTCATGGCCCTGTCCTCTGTCATCTGCATCCCACTGTACGCCCTGTTCCAGCTCTGCCGTACAGATGGGGACACCCTTCTCCAG GCCTGCTTGCACCTCACTCAGCTGCTCCAGGGTCTGTGCCCCTCATTCCAGCCCTGGATATGGGGCCCACCCAGCAGAGGCTGTGACCCAGCAGCCTGCCCAAAGCACTTGTTTCAGGAGGGCAGGGGTGGAGGCTGCTCAGCAGGTGTGAGCTCAGAGCCCTCGGGAAGGAGACCCTGCACGACAGCCCTTTGCCCTCCCTCCACCAGGCTAAAAGCCCAGTCTTCCCAGACGTGTTGCCCTCATTCATGTGCCAAATGGCCCCAGCCCACATGTTCCATCCTCCTCTGGAGCCAAAGCTCCTCTCAAGGCCTGCAGTGTCCATTTGTCCGTCCTCTGTGCCCTCTGTGCAGTGACAACCCCAGTCAAGCCGTGTCTAATCCTTTGTAG
- the Slc6a9 gene encoding sodium- and chloride-dependent glycine transporter 1 isoform X9, whose product MVGKGAKGMLARVTAVLEDVSFKLRVSVTLLLLRGHVASSLIQNGAVPSEATKRDPNLTRGNWGNQIEFVLTSVGYAVGLGNVWRFPYLCYRNGGGAFMFPYFIMLIFCGIPLFFMELSFGQFASQGCLGVWRISPMFKGVGYGMMVVSTYIGIYYNVIICIAFYYFFSSMTHVLPWAYCNNPWNTPDCAGVLDTSNLTNGSRPAALPSNLSHPLNHTLQRTSPSEEYWRLYVLKLSDDIGNFGEVRLPLLGCLGVSWVVVFLCLIRGVKSSGKVVYFTATFPYVVLTILFVRGVTLEGAFTGIMYYLTPQWDKILEAKVWGDAASQIFYSLGCAWGGLITMASYNKFHNNCYRDSIIISITNCATSVYAGFVIFSILGFMANHLGVDVSRVADHGPGLAFVAYPEALTLLPISPLWSLLFFFMLILLGLGTQFCLLETLVTAIVDEVGNEWILQKKTYVTLGVAVAGFLLGIPLTSQAGIYWLLLMDNYAASFSLVIISCIMCVSIMYIYGHRNYFQDIQMMLGFPPPLFFQICWRFVSPAIIFFILIFTVIQYQPITYNHYQYPGWAVAIGFLMALSSVICIPLYALFQLCRTDGDTLLQA is encoded by the exons ATGGTAGGAAAAGGTGCCAAAGGGATGTTG GCCAGAGTGACTGCTGTCCTTGAAGATGTCTCTTTCAAGCTGAGGGTCAGCGTTACACTGCTGCTTCTCAGAGGCCATGTTGCTTCTTCCCTGATCCAG AATGGTGCTGTGCCCAGCGAGGCCACCAAGAGGGACCCGAACCTCACACGGGGAAACTGGGGCAACCAGATCGAGTTTGTACTGACGAGCGTGGGCTATGCCGTGGGCCTGGGCAATGTCTGGCGCTTCCCATACCTCTGCTATCGCAACGGGGGAG GCGCCTTCATGTTCCCCTACTTCATCATGCTGATATTCTGCGGGATTCCTCTCTTCTTCATGGAGCTCTCCTTTGGCCAGTTTGCAAGCCAGGGCTGCCTGGGGGTATGGAGGATCAGCCCTATGTTCAAAG GCGTGGGCTATGGCATGATGGTGGTATCCACGTATATTGGCATCTACTACAATGTGATCATCTGCATCGCCTTCTACTACTTCTTCTCCTCCATGACACACGTGCTGCCCTGGGCCTACTGCAATAACCCTTGGAACACGCCCGACTGTGCTGGTGTACTGGACACCTCCAACCTCACCAATGGCTCCCGGCCTGCTGCCCTGCCCAGCAACCTATCCCACCCACTCAACCACACCCTGCAGAGGACCAGCCCCAGTGAGGAGTACTGGAG GCTCTATGTACTGAAGCTGTCAGACGACATCGGGAACTTTGGGGAGGTGCGGCTGCCCCTCCTCGGCTGCCTTGGTGTCTCCTGGGTGGTCGTCTTTCTCTGCCTCATCCGAGGGGTCAAGTCTTCAGGGAAA GTGGTGTACTTCACGGCCACTTTCCCCTATGTGGTGCTGACCATCCTGTTTGTGCGTGGAGTGACCCTGGAAGGAGCCTTCACGGGTATCATGTACTACCTGACCCCACAGTGGGACAAGATCCTGGAGGCCAAG GTATGGGGGGATGCTGCCTCCCAGATCTTCTACTCACTGGGCTGTGCGTGGGGCGGGCTCATCACCATGGCTTCCTACAACAAATTCCACAACAACTGTTACCG GGACAGTATCATCATCAGCATCACCAACTGTGCCACCAGCGTCTATGCTGGCTTCGTCATTTTCTCCATTCTTGGCTTCATGGCCAATCATCTGGGTGTGGATGTGTCCCGTGTGGCAGATCATGGCCCTGGCCTGGCCTTTGTGGCTTACCCTGAGGCCCTCACACTGCTGCCCATTTCCCCACTGTGGTCCCTGCTCTTCTTCTTCATGCTCATCTTGCTGGGGCTGGGCACTCAG TTCTGCCTCCTAGAGACACTGGTCACAGCCATTGTGGACGAGGTGGGGAATGAGTGGATCCTACAGAAAAAGACCTATGTGACCTTGGGTGTGGCTGTGGCTGGCTTCCTACTGGGCATCCCCCTCACCAGCCAG GCGGGAATCTACTGGCTGCTGCTGATGGACAACTATGCGGCCAGCTTTTCCTTGGTCATCATCTCCTGCATCATGTGTGTGTCCATCATGTACATCTATG GGCACCGGAACTACTTCCAGGACATCCAGATGATGCTGGGGTTCCCACCACCCCTCTTCTTCCAGATCTGCTGGCGCTTTGTCTCTCCAGCTATCATCTTT TTTATTCTCATCTTCACGGTGATCCAGTACCAGCCAATCACCTATAACCACTACCAGTACCCAGGCTGGGCTGTGGCCATTGGCTTCCTCATGGCCCTGTCCTCTGTCATCTGCATCCCACTGTACGCCCTGTTCCAGCTCTGCCGTACAGATGGGGACACCCTTCTCCAG GCTTGA
- the Slc6a9 gene encoding sodium- and chloride-dependent glycine transporter 1 isoform X10, translating into MMVVSTYIGIYYNVIICIAFYYFFSSMTHVLPWAYCNNPWNTPDCAGVLDTSNLTNGSRPAALPSNLSHPLNHTLQRTSPSEEYWRLYVLKLSDDIGNFGEVRLPLLGCLGVSWVVVFLCLIRGVKSSGKVVYFTATFPYVVLTILFVRGVTLEGAFTGIMYYLTPQWDKILEAKVWGDAASQIFYSLGCAWGGLITMASYNKFHNNCYRDSIIISITNCATSVYAGFVIFSILGFMANHLGVDVSRVADHGPGLAFVAYPEALTLLPISPLWSLLFFFMLILLGLGTQFCLLETLVTAIVDEVGNEWILQKKTYVTLGVAVAGFLLGIPLTSQAGIYWLLLMDNYAASFSLVIISCIMCVSIMYIYGHRNYFQDIQMMLGFPPPLFFQICWRFVSPAIIFFILIFTVIQYQPITYNHYQYPGWAVAIGFLMALSSVICIPLYALFQLCRTDGDTLLQACLHLTQLLQGLCPSFQPWIWGPPSRGCDPAACPKHLFQEGRGGGCSAGVSSEPSGRRPCTTALCPPSTRLKAQSSQTCCPHSCAKWPQPTCSILLWSQSSSQGLQCPFVRPLCPLCSDNPSQAVSNPL; encoded by the exons ATGATGGTGGTATCCACGTATATTGGCATCTACTACAATGTGATCATCTGCATCGCCTTCTACTACTTCTTCTCCTCCATGACACACGTGCTGCCCTGGGCCTACTGCAATAACCCTTGGAACACGCCCGACTGTGCTGGTGTACTGGACACCTCCAACCTCACCAATGGCTCCCGGCCTGCTGCCCTGCCCAGCAACCTATCCCACCCACTCAACCACACCCTGCAGAGGACCAGCCCCAGTGAGGAGTACTGGAG GCTCTATGTACTGAAGCTGTCAGACGACATCGGGAACTTTGGGGAGGTGCGGCTGCCCCTCCTCGGCTGCCTTGGTGTCTCCTGGGTGGTCGTCTTTCTCTGCCTCATCCGAGGGGTCAAGTCTTCAGGGAAA GTGGTGTACTTCACGGCCACTTTCCCCTATGTGGTGCTGACCATCCTGTTTGTGCGTGGAGTGACCCTGGAAGGAGCCTTCACGGGTATCATGTACTACCTGACCCCACAGTGGGACAAGATCCTGGAGGCCAAG GTATGGGGGGATGCTGCCTCCCAGATCTTCTACTCACTGGGCTGTGCGTGGGGCGGGCTCATCACCATGGCTTCCTACAACAAATTCCACAACAACTGTTACCG GGACAGTATCATCATCAGCATCACCAACTGTGCCACCAGCGTCTATGCTGGCTTCGTCATTTTCTCCATTCTTGGCTTCATGGCCAATCATCTGGGTGTGGATGTGTCCCGTGTGGCAGATCATGGCCCTGGCCTGGCCTTTGTGGCTTACCCTGAGGCCCTCACACTGCTGCCCATTTCCCCACTGTGGTCCCTGCTCTTCTTCTTCATGCTCATCTTGCTGGGGCTGGGCACTCAG TTCTGCCTCCTAGAGACACTGGTCACAGCCATTGTGGACGAGGTGGGGAATGAGTGGATCCTACAGAAAAAGACCTATGTGACCTTGGGTGTGGCTGTGGCTGGCTTCCTACTGGGCATCCCCCTCACCAGCCAG GCGGGAATCTACTGGCTGCTGCTGATGGACAACTATGCGGCCAGCTTTTCCTTGGTCATCATCTCCTGCATCATGTGTGTGTCCATCATGTACATCTATG GGCACCGGAACTACTTCCAGGACATCCAGATGATGCTGGGGTTCCCACCACCCCTCTTCTTCCAGATCTGCTGGCGCTTTGTCTCTCCAGCTATCATCTTT TTTATTCTCATCTTCACGGTGATCCAGTACCAGCCAATCACCTATAACCACTACCAGTACCCAGGCTGGGCTGTGGCCATTGGCTTCCTCATGGCCCTGTCCTCTGTCATCTGCATCCCACTGTACGCCCTGTTCCAGCTCTGCCGTACAGATGGGGACACCCTTCTCCAG GCCTGCTTGCACCTCACTCAGCTGCTCCAGGGTCTGTGCCCCTCATTCCAGCCCTGGATATGGGGCCCACCCAGCAGAGGCTGTGACCCAGCAGCCTGCCCAAAGCACTTGTTTCAGGAGGGCAGGGGTGGAGGCTGCTCAGCAGGTGTGAGCTCAGAGCCCTCGGGAAGGAGACCCTGCACGACAGCCCTTTGCCCTCCCTCCACCAGGCTAAAAGCCCAGTCTTCCCAGACGTGTTGCCCTCATTCATGTGCCAAATGGCCCCAGCCCACATGTTCCATCCTCCTCTGGAGCCAAAGCTCCTCTCAAGGCCTGCAGTGTCCATTTGTCCGTCCTCTGTGCCCTCTGTGCAGTGACAACCCCAGTCAAGCCGTGTCTAATCCTTTGTAG
- the Slc6a9 gene encoding sodium- and chloride-dependent glycine transporter 1 isoform X6, with amino-acid sequence MFPYFIMLIFCGIPLFFMELSFGQFASQGCLGVWRISPMFKGVGYGMMVVSTYIGIYYNVIICIAFYYFFSSMTHVLPWAYCNNPWNTPDCAGVLDTSNLTNGSRPAALPSNLSHPLNHTLQRTSPSEEYWRLYVLKLSDDIGNFGEVRLPLLGCLGVSWVVVFLCLIRGVKSSGKVVYFTATFPYVVLTILFVRGVTLEGAFTGIMYYLTPQWDKILEAKVWGDAASQIFYSLGCAWGGLITMASYNKFHNNCYRDSIIISITNCATSVYAGFVIFSILGFMANHLGVDVSRVADHGPGLAFVAYPEALTLLPISPLWSLLFFFMLILLGLGTQFCLLETLVTAIVDEVGNEWILQKKTYVTLGVAVAGFLLGIPLTSQAGIYWLLLMDNYAASFSLVIISCIMCVSIMYIYGHRNYFQDIQMMLGFPPPLFFQICWRFVSPAIIFFILIFTVIQYQPITYNHYQYPGWAVAIGFLMALSSVICIPLYALFQLCRTDGDTLLQACLHLTQLLQGLCPSFQPWIWGPPSRGCDPAACPKHLFQEGRGGGCSAGVSSEPSGRRPCTTALCPPSTRLKAQSSQTCCPHSCAKWPQPTCSILLWSQSSSQGLQCPFVRPLCPLCSDNPSQAVSNPL; translated from the exons ATGTTCCCCTACTTCATCATGCTGATATTCTGCGGGATTCCTCTCTTCTTCATGGAGCTCTCCTTTGGCCAGTTTGCAAGCCAGGGCTGCCTGGGGGTATGGAGGATCAGCCCTATGTTCAAAG GCGTGGGCTATGGCATGATGGTGGTATCCACGTATATTGGCATCTACTACAATGTGATCATCTGCATCGCCTTCTACTACTTCTTCTCCTCCATGACACACGTGCTGCCCTGGGCCTACTGCAATAACCCTTGGAACACGCCCGACTGTGCTGGTGTACTGGACACCTCCAACCTCACCAATGGCTCCCGGCCTGCTGCCCTGCCCAGCAACCTATCCCACCCACTCAACCACACCCTGCAGAGGACCAGCCCCAGTGAGGAGTACTGGAG GCTCTATGTACTGAAGCTGTCAGACGACATCGGGAACTTTGGGGAGGTGCGGCTGCCCCTCCTCGGCTGCCTTGGTGTCTCCTGGGTGGTCGTCTTTCTCTGCCTCATCCGAGGGGTCAAGTCTTCAGGGAAA GTGGTGTACTTCACGGCCACTTTCCCCTATGTGGTGCTGACCATCCTGTTTGTGCGTGGAGTGACCCTGGAAGGAGCCTTCACGGGTATCATGTACTACCTGACCCCACAGTGGGACAAGATCCTGGAGGCCAAG GTATGGGGGGATGCTGCCTCCCAGATCTTCTACTCACTGGGCTGTGCGTGGGGCGGGCTCATCACCATGGCTTCCTACAACAAATTCCACAACAACTGTTACCG GGACAGTATCATCATCAGCATCACCAACTGTGCCACCAGCGTCTATGCTGGCTTCGTCATTTTCTCCATTCTTGGCTTCATGGCCAATCATCTGGGTGTGGATGTGTCCCGTGTGGCAGATCATGGCCCTGGCCTGGCCTTTGTGGCTTACCCTGAGGCCCTCACACTGCTGCCCATTTCCCCACTGTGGTCCCTGCTCTTCTTCTTCATGCTCATCTTGCTGGGGCTGGGCACTCAG TTCTGCCTCCTAGAGACACTGGTCACAGCCATTGTGGACGAGGTGGGGAATGAGTGGATCCTACAGAAAAAGACCTATGTGACCTTGGGTGTGGCTGTGGCTGGCTTCCTACTGGGCATCCCCCTCACCAGCCAG GCGGGAATCTACTGGCTGCTGCTGATGGACAACTATGCGGCCAGCTTTTCCTTGGTCATCATCTCCTGCATCATGTGTGTGTCCATCATGTACATCTATG GGCACCGGAACTACTTCCAGGACATCCAGATGATGCTGGGGTTCCCACCACCCCTCTTCTTCCAGATCTGCTGGCGCTTTGTCTCTCCAGCTATCATCTTT TTTATTCTCATCTTCACGGTGATCCAGTACCAGCCAATCACCTATAACCACTACCAGTACCCAGGCTGGGCTGTGGCCATTGGCTTCCTCATGGCCCTGTCCTCTGTCATCTGCATCCCACTGTACGCCCTGTTCCAGCTCTGCCGTACAGATGGGGACACCCTTCTCCAG GCCTGCTTGCACCTCACTCAGCTGCTCCAGGGTCTGTGCCCCTCATTCCAGCCCTGGATATGGGGCCCACCCAGCAGAGGCTGTGACCCAGCAGCCTGCCCAAAGCACTTGTTTCAGGAGGGCAGGGGTGGAGGCTGCTCAGCAGGTGTGAGCTCAGAGCCCTCGGGAAGGAGACCCTGCACGACAGCCCTTTGCCCTCCCTCCACCAGGCTAAAAGCCCAGTCTTCCCAGACGTGTTGCCCTCATTCATGTGCCAAATGGCCCCAGCCCACATGTTCCATCCTCCTCTGGAGCCAAAGCTCCTCTCAAGGCCTGCAGTGTCCATTTGTCCGTCCTCTGTGCCCTCTGTGCAGTGACAACCCCAGTCAAGCCGTGTCTAATCCTTTGTAG
- the Slc6a9 gene encoding sodium- and chloride-dependent glycine transporter 1 isoform X12 — translation MVGKGAKGMLARVTAVLEDVSFKLRVSVTLLLLRGHVASSLIQNGAVPSEATKRDPNLTRGNWGNQIEFVLTSVGYAVGLGNVWRFPYLCYRNGGGAFMFPYFIMLIFCGIPLFFMELSFGQFASQGCLGVWRISPMFKGVGYGMMVVSTYIGIYYNVIICIAFYYFFSSMTHVLPWAYCNNPWNTPDCAGVLDTSNLTNGSRPAALPSNLSHPLNHTLQRTSPSEEYWRLYVLKLSDDIGNFGEVRLPLLGCLGVSWVVVFLCLIRGVKSSGKVVYFTATFPYVVLTILFVRGVTLEGAFTGIMYYLTPQWDKILEAKVWGDAASQIFYSLGCAWGGLITMASYNKFHNNCYRDSIIISITNCATSVYAGFVIFSILGFMANHLGVDVSRVADHGPGLAFVAYPEALTLLPISPLWSLLFFFMLILLGLGTQFCLLETLVTAIVDEVGNEWILQKKTYVTLGVAVAGFLLGIPLTSQAGIYWLLLMDNYAASFSLVIISCIMCVSIMYIYGHRNYFQDIQMMLGFPPPLFFQICWRFVSPAIIFA, via the exons ATGGTAGGAAAAGGTGCCAAAGGGATGTTG GCCAGAGTGACTGCTGTCCTTGAAGATGTCTCTTTCAAGCTGAGGGTCAGCGTTACACTGCTGCTTCTCAGAGGCCATGTTGCTTCTTCCCTGATCCAG AATGGTGCTGTGCCCAGCGAGGCCACCAAGAGGGACCCGAACCTCACACGGGGAAACTGGGGCAACCAGATCGAGTTTGTACTGACGAGCGTGGGCTATGCCGTGGGCCTGGGCAATGTCTGGCGCTTCCCATACCTCTGCTATCGCAACGGGGGAG GCGCCTTCATGTTCCCCTACTTCATCATGCTGATATTCTGCGGGATTCCTCTCTTCTTCATGGAGCTCTCCTTTGGCCAGTTTGCAAGCCAGGGCTGCCTGGGGGTATGGAGGATCAGCCCTATGTTCAAAG GCGTGGGCTATGGCATGATGGTGGTATCCACGTATATTGGCATCTACTACAATGTGATCATCTGCATCGCCTTCTACTACTTCTTCTCCTCCATGACACACGTGCTGCCCTGGGCCTACTGCAATAACCCTTGGAACACGCCCGACTGTGCTGGTGTACTGGACACCTCCAACCTCACCAATGGCTCCCGGCCTGCTGCCCTGCCCAGCAACCTATCCCACCCACTCAACCACACCCTGCAGAGGACCAGCCCCAGTGAGGAGTACTGGAG GCTCTATGTACTGAAGCTGTCAGACGACATCGGGAACTTTGGGGAGGTGCGGCTGCCCCTCCTCGGCTGCCTTGGTGTCTCCTGGGTGGTCGTCTTTCTCTGCCTCATCCGAGGGGTCAAGTCTTCAGGGAAA GTGGTGTACTTCACGGCCACTTTCCCCTATGTGGTGCTGACCATCCTGTTTGTGCGTGGAGTGACCCTGGAAGGAGCCTTCACGGGTATCATGTACTACCTGACCCCACAGTGGGACAAGATCCTGGAGGCCAAG GTATGGGGGGATGCTGCCTCCCAGATCTTCTACTCACTGGGCTGTGCGTGGGGCGGGCTCATCACCATGGCTTCCTACAACAAATTCCACAACAACTGTTACCG GGACAGTATCATCATCAGCATCACCAACTGTGCCACCAGCGTCTATGCTGGCTTCGTCATTTTCTCCATTCTTGGCTTCATGGCCAATCATCTGGGTGTGGATGTGTCCCGTGTGGCAGATCATGGCCCTGGCCTGGCCTTTGTGGCTTACCCTGAGGCCCTCACACTGCTGCCCATTTCCCCACTGTGGTCCCTGCTCTTCTTCTTCATGCTCATCTTGCTGGGGCTGGGCACTCAG TTCTGCCTCCTAGAGACACTGGTCACAGCCATTGTGGACGAGGTGGGGAATGAGTGGATCCTACAGAAAAAGACCTATGTGACCTTGGGTGTGGCTGTGGCTGGCTTCCTACTGGGCATCCCCCTCACCAGCCAG GCGGGAATCTACTGGCTGCTGCTGATGGACAACTATGCGGCCAGCTTTTCCTTGGTCATCATCTCCTGCATCATGTGTGTGTCCATCATGTACATCTATG GGCACCGGAACTACTTCCAGGACATCCAGATGATGCTGGGGTTCCCACCACCCCTCTTCTTCCAGATCTGCTGGCGCTTTGTCTCTCCAGCTATCATCTTT GCTTGA